One stretch of Coleofasciculaceae cyanobacterium DNA includes these proteins:
- a CDS encoding COP23 domain-containing protein — MNKKYLSTAFISCAIALTAVPLHAKENAAQKSSESVFVCATQGDVPTMFAYTPGQVNLKPLMSWHSEYLLPEQSGEKVCQQTAVKLQASYQQEQAKYLKAEISEKENVVCLVDREAQDCLAQTSQKLFSVNPNYDAGCVLDNKKPIECKALQVRGIYSFDDEPYQTLWWPW, encoded by the coding sequence ATGAATAAAAAATATTTGTCTACTGCTTTTATTAGTTGTGCGATCGCACTAACCGCAGTTCCACTTCATGCTAAAGAAAATGCAGCTCAAAAATCGTCTGAATCAGTATTTGTCTGTGCTACGCAAGGTGATGTGCCAACCATGTTTGCCTATACTCCAGGACAAGTAAATCTAAAACCTTTGATGAGTTGGCATTCCGAATACTTGCTCCCAGAACAATCGGGAGAAAAAGTTTGTCAACAAACCGCTGTCAAACTACAGGCTTCTTACCAGCAAGAACAGGCAAAATATCTCAAGGCGGAAATCAGCGAAAAAGAGAATGTAGTCTGCCTGGTCGATCGAGAGGCTCAAGACTGCCTTGCTCAAACCAGCCAAAAGCTTTTTAGCGTCAACCCAAATTATGATGCTGGATGTGTTTTGGACAATAAAAAACCAATAGAATGTAAAGCTTTGCAGGTTAGAGGCATCTATAGCTTTGATGACGAACCCTATCAAACTCTTTGGTGGCCTTGGTAA
- a CDS encoding DUF99 family protein: protein MELAALMRQKRQIRAIGFDDAPFVRHQIAKVNVAGIICADTRFEGMVWGAVEADGQDATDVICQLLIDKKFLPQLHLVLLDGIGFGGFNLVNLPLLAQRLQLPCVAVMRKLPNLNKMKQAMSRLPNFQQRLIILQKAGEIYAYPPFYFQVCGEQPEIIAQALAQLTDRGKVPEALRLAHLVGAAVINGESSSQA from the coding sequence ATGGAATTAGCGGCTCTAATGCGGCAAAAACGACAAATTAGAGCGATCGGGTTTGATGATGCGCCGTTTGTTCGTCATCAGATAGCTAAAGTAAATGTAGCAGGCATTATTTGTGCCGATACTCGTTTTGAAGGTATGGTATGGGGAGCAGTAGAAGCAGATGGTCAAGATGCAACAGACGTTATTTGCCAACTCCTGATCGATAAGAAATTCTTGCCTCAGCTACACTTGGTTTTGTTAGATGGTATTGGCTTTGGCGGTTTTAATTTAGTCAATTTACCTTTGTTAGCTCAAAGATTACAGCTTCCCTGTGTAGCAGTGATGAGAAAATTGCCTAACCTAAACAAGATGAAGCAAGCCATGTCTCGTTTGCCCAATTTCCAGCAGAGATTGATAATTTTGCAAAAAGCAGGAGAAATTTATGCTTATCCGCCGTTTTATTTTCAAGTATGCGGTGAGCAACCAGAAATTATTGCCCAGGCTTTAGCACAACTAACAGATCGTGGTAAAGTTCCAGAAGCATTAAGATTAGCCCATCTCGTAGGTGCTGCGGTGATTAATGGCGAAAGCAGTTCTCAGGCTTAA
- a CDS encoding CHAT domain-containing protein, translating to MRLPLLSIKIFLVLTWMLLATESVRAQSGNMSDVTLPSPDSMISEPPAEGTTDDDNTLTEEVPVEESGVSSEDTTLEIDPDANIGENLAGDSVTPPDSSNSEPATLNGEELPVEADAVTGTEAQNTQDLNDVAETNEIVEKLVENPTKNVGASLEAEDEIVQEEPTEETEAEAEAEAEDEPSEDEEVEESSESDFGQLDRVAYEAQFQDAGSELAIMMQEEFQLTQLISSSGLQLYGTVPSVKQISRRLGELAEQTGKKPAFINISLQSNQLESFVVLPDQSQASAKNSLVASSNLNSVNSPQPKLTIRKTVEDTSRQDLVATATQFRQEISDIRKLNQTNYMSSAQKLYKVIIEPIEAELEANNIDVLVFSMDSGLRLLPIAALHDGEQFLIEKYAMGIVPSFGLTDTRYVNPEQSSILAMGASEFSEQPALPTMPIELKTIISNPRQGELFLNEQFTIPNFVAQNSRPTPFSIIHLGTHAKFDAGDMSDSYIQFYDDQLKIPQLQELSDELGWNTNASPIELLVLSACETALGDEEAELGFAGLAVQAGVKSALASLWYVSDLGTLALMGEFYDQLGTTLIKAEALRQTQLEMLRGNVKVDNRQVQLSNGQGLALPDDFPDGTLTLDHPYFWSSFTLIGNWN from the coding sequence ATGAGATTACCTCTATTATCAATCAAAATATTTTTAGTATTGACTTGGATGCTACTGGCCACAGAATCAGTTCGAGCCCAGTCAGGCAATATGTCCGATGTTACTCTTCCCAGTCCCGATTCAATGATATCTGAACCCCCAGCAGAGGGAACTACCGACGATGACAATACTCTTACCGAAGAAGTACCCGTAGAAGAAAGCGGTGTTTCTAGCGAAGATACGACGTTAGAAATTGACCCTGACGCTAATATAGGAGAAAATCTGGCGGGGGACTCAGTGACCCCTCCTGATAGTTCCAATTCTGAACCAGCAACTTTAAATGGGGAAGAATTACCTGTTGAAGCCGACGCTGTAACAGGTACAGAGGCTCAAAATACACAAGATTTAAATGATGTAGCTGAGACAAATGAGATTGTTGAAAAATTAGTCGAAAACCCAACAAAAAATGTCGGAGCTTCCTTAGAAGCAGAAGACGAGATCGTTCAAGAAGAACCTACCGAAGAAACTGAAGCAGAAGCAGAAGCAGAAGCAGAAGACGAGCCATCTGAAGATGAAGAAGTTGAAGAAAGTTCCGAGTCAGACTTCGGACAGTTAGACCGCGTTGCTTATGAAGCTCAATTTCAGGATGCTGGAAGCGAACTGGCAATAATGATGCAAGAGGAATTTCAATTGACTCAGTTAATCTCTTCTTCTGGGTTACAGCTGTATGGAACAGTACCTTCAGTTAAGCAAATTTCGCGTAGGCTAGGCGAATTAGCCGAACAGACAGGTAAAAAACCGGCATTTATCAATATATCTCTTCAATCCAATCAGTTAGAGTCATTTGTAGTTTTACCTGACCAAAGTCAGGCTAGTGCTAAAAACTCTCTGGTGGCATCGTCCAACCTAAATAGCGTCAATTCACCTCAACCCAAATTAACCATCCGTAAGACTGTTGAAGATACATCTCGCCAAGATTTGGTGGCAACCGCAACTCAATTTCGGCAAGAAATTAGTGATATTAGAAAGTTAAATCAAACTAACTATATGTCATCTGCTCAAAAACTGTACAAAGTTATTATTGAACCAATAGAGGCAGAATTAGAAGCTAATAATATTGATGTTTTAGTTTTTTCCATGGATTCAGGTTTGCGTTTATTACCTATAGCAGCACTTCACGATGGAGAGCAATTCTTGATTGAAAAGTACGCCATGGGAATAGTTCCTAGTTTTGGTTTAACAGATACTCGTTATGTAAATCCAGAGCAGAGTTCTATTCTGGCTATGGGAGCATCGGAATTTAGCGAACAACCAGCTTTGCCGACTATGCCCATTGAATTAAAAACCATCATTAGTAATCCTCGTCAGGGAGAATTATTTCTTAACGAGCAATTTACTATTCCTAACTTTGTGGCTCAAAATAGTCGCCCAACACCCTTTTCGATCATTCACTTAGGCACTCATGCAAAGTTTGACGCTGGCGACATGAGCGATTCATACATTCAGTTTTACGATGACCAGCTAAAAATACCTCAACTACAAGAACTGTCTGATGAGCTTGGTTGGAATACTAATGCTAGTCCTATAGAGTTGTTGGTACTGAGTGCTTGTGAAACTGCTTTAGGGGATGAAGAAGCCGAATTAGGTTTTGCTGGCTTGGCGGTACAGGCAGGCGTGAAATCTGCTTTGGCAAGTCTTTGGTATGTTAGTGATTTAGGAACTTTAGCTTTAATGGGAGAGTTTTACGATCAGCTGGGAACTACTCTAATCAAAGCCGAAGCATTACGTCAAACTCAATTAGAGATGCTGCGCGGTAATGTGAAAGTAGATAATCGGCAAGTTCAATTATCCAATGGCCAAGGTTTAGCTCTTCCAGATGATTTTCCTGATGGAACTCTAACTCTCGATCATCCTTACTTTTGGTCATCATTTACCTTGATTGGAAACTGGAATTAA
- a CDS encoding DNA recombination-mediator protein A, whose product MTTSDVSLDTLTQELAALQQTGSKRIALLGSRHVPLMHQQLIEMMSYALVLGGNRLVTSGAIGTNSAAIKGAMRAESNLLTVILPQSLSRQPRESKKQLEKVVHLIENSQNDHLSLGQASAMCNSEIISRCQQLICFAFHDSNTLLKTCQEAEEQRKIVTLFYFD is encoded by the coding sequence ATAACCACAAGTGACGTAAGCCTTGATACATTAACCCAAGAGCTAGCAGCCTTACAACAAACTGGTTCTAAGCGAATCGCGTTATTAGGTTCTCGCCATGTACCACTAATGCACCAGCAGTTAATAGAAATGATGAGCTATGCTTTGGTCTTGGGAGGAAATCGATTAGTTACTTCTGGGGCTATTGGAACTAATTCGGCAGCTATTAAAGGTGCAATGCGCGCTGAATCAAATTTATTGACCGTAATTTTGCCTCAAAGCTTATCTCGCCAGCCCAGAGAATCTAAAAAGCAGCTAGAGAAGGTCGTTCACCTAATTGAAAATTCTCAGAACGATCATTTATCATTAGGTCAGGCTAGTGCTATGTGCAATAGTGAAATTATTTCTCGTTGTCAGCAGTTAATTTGCTTTGCTTTTCACGACAGCAATACTTTATTAAAGACTTGTCAGGAAGCAGAAGAACAGAGAAAAATCGTTACGTTATTTTATTTTGACTAG
- a CDS encoding FHA domain-containing protein, whose protein sequence is MTAKPVKHREEHVLIVTDGKGHREIRLQNATYSLGRGGQCDIVLQSQFVSRHHATLIKREEEDSNYYRIIDGNSEGKTSVNGLLINSKKVRFHDLKNGDKVVFGPQVEAVYEYREYDIFPTIPPDDPFDITLIDPAMIDDDGE, encoded by the coding sequence ATGACTGCAAAACCTGTAAAACACCGTGAAGAACACGTTTTAATTGTTACTGATGGCAAAGGCCATCGAGAGATTCGTCTTCAAAATGCAACTTATTCTTTGGGGAGAGGTGGACAGTGCGATATCGTACTGCAATCTCAGTTTGTATCTCGTCATCATGCCACCTTAATTAAGAGAGAGGAAGAAGATAGCAACTATTATCGGATTATTGACGGCAATTCGGAAGGAAAAACCAGCGTCAATGGGTTATTGATTAATAGCAAGAAGGTGAGATTTCACGACCTCAAAAACGGCGATAAAGTTGTTTTTGGACCTCAGGTAGAAGCAGTTTATGAATATCGAGAATACGATATCTTTCCTACTATTCCCCCAGACGATCCTTTCGACATCACCTTAATCGATCCGGCGATGATTGATGATGATGGAGAATGA
- a CDS encoding UbiD family decarboxylase yields MARDLRGFIKILASRGQLKRISALVDPELEIAEISNRMLQAGGPGLLFENVKGSPFPVAVNLMGTVERICWSMNMETPEELETLGSKLAMLQQPKPPKKIKQAVDFGKVLFDVLKAKPGRDFFPPCQQIVIEGEDVDLNKIPMIRPYSGDAGKIITLGLVITKDVETGTPNVGVYRLQLQSKNTMTVHWLSVRGGARHLRKAAEAGKKLEIAIALGVDPMIIMAAATPIPVDLSEWLFAGLYGGSGVKLAKCKTIDLEVPADSEFVLEGTITPGEMLPDGPFGDHMGYYGGVEDSPLVRFHCLTHRQDPIYLTTFSGRPPKEEAMMAIALNRIYTPILRQQVSEIVDFFLPMEALSYKAAIISIDKAYPGQARRAALAFWSALPQFTYTKFVIVVDKNINIRDPRQVVWAISSKVDPSRDVFILPDTPFDTLDFASEKIGLGGRMGIDATTKIPPEINHEWGEPLESDDDVAAMVTRRWQEYGLGDIDLVEVNANLFGYDMK; encoded by the coding sequence ATGGCTAGAGATCTACGGGGTTTTATTAAAATCTTGGCATCAAGAGGACAGCTTAAGCGCATCTCAGCGTTAGTCGATCCTGAGTTAGAAATTGCCGAAATTTCTAATCGTATGTTACAGGCAGGAGGGCCTGGATTACTGTTTGAAAACGTCAAAGGATCGCCTTTTCCCGTAGCGGTAAACCTTATGGGAACGGTAGAGCGTATTTGCTGGTCAATGAACATGGAAACTCCAGAAGAGCTAGAAACTTTGGGGTCGAAACTGGCTATGTTACAGCAGCCTAAACCCCCAAAAAAAATTAAGCAGGCAGTAGATTTTGGCAAGGTACTATTTGATGTTCTCAAAGCCAAACCAGGCAGAGACTTCTTTCCGCCCTGCCAGCAGATAGTAATTGAAGGAGAGGATGTAGATCTAAACAAAATACCGATGATCCGTCCCTATTCGGGAGATGCAGGTAAGATTATTACTTTGGGGTTGGTCATCACTAAAGACGTTGAGACAGGTACACCTAATGTTGGCGTATATCGTCTCCAACTACAGTCCAAAAATACGATGACCGTTCACTGGCTGTCGGTTCGGGGTGGCGCTAGACATCTGCGTAAAGCAGCAGAAGCAGGCAAAAAACTAGAAATTGCGATCGCTTTAGGAGTCGATCCGATGATTATTATGGCAGCAGCAACCCCGATTCCTGTAGATCTTTCAGAATGGCTGTTTGCCGGGCTGTATGGTGGTAGTGGCGTAAAACTAGCTAAGTGCAAAACCATCGATTTAGAAGTACCCGCCGATTCAGAATTTGTCCTAGAAGGAACAATTACCCCTGGCGAAATGCTACCTGATGGGCCTTTTGGCGATCACATGGGTTACTATGGCGGTGTTGAAGATTCTCCTCTAGTCCGTTTTCATTGTCTTACCCATCGTCAAGACCCAATTTATTTAACTACTTTTAGTGGTCGTCCGCCCAAAGAAGAGGCAATGATGGCGATCGCTCTTAATCGAATTTATACTCCAATCCTGCGCCAGCAAGTTTCGGAAATTGTTGATTTCTTTTTACCGATGGAGGCTTTAAGCTACAAAGCAGCAATTATTTCGATTGATAAAGCCTATCCTGGACAAGCGAGGAGAGCAGCCTTAGCTTTCTGGAGTGCCTTACCCCAATTTACTTACACTAAGTTTGTCATTGTGGTAGACAAAAACATTAATATCCGCGATCCTCGTCAGGTAGTTTGGGCGATTAGTTCCAAGGTAGATCCCTCTCGCGATGTTTTTATTCTGCCTGATACACCTTTTGATACTCTTGATTTTGCCAGTGAAAAAATTGGACTTGGTGGACGTATGGGTATCGATGCAACTACTAAAATCCCTCCTGAAATCAACCATGAGTGGGGCGAACCTTTAGAATCTGATGATGATGTAGCGGCAATGGTCACCAGACGCTGGCAAGAATACGGTCTGGGAGATATTGATTTAGTGGAGGTAAATGCTAATTTGTTTGGCTACGACATGAAATAG
- a CDS encoding DNA double-strand break repair nuclease NurA — protein sequence MLDLAKIAGQIPGISQHMHKEAIASGKRLEYAQELQLQASNRQAELIQNQTDFRDRLIFAAATPIEPLDRCFDIEPAPYSHSVFATDGSQISPSHHEIAYCYLINIGQIMIHYGQSLHPLLDSLPEVFYKTEDLYISRQWGIRLEEWMGYRRTVSEAEMLAEMACNWVLPPGEHHDVPNLALVDGSLIYWFLDGLPVEARDKILPPILASCERLRETNIPMMGYVSASRSTEGLNFLRLHTCEHEHPNCVVHCSDLLDKYPCQKIDSLRDSTFWANQLQPGQRSPLYRSNLRILDLYEDAQRVHFCYVNVGAEIARIEVPAWVVEDQALFEQSLSIVLAQVQKGYGYPVALAEAHNQAVVRGGDRARFFGLLEQQLIKAGLRNVGTSYKEARKRGSIA from the coding sequence ATGTTAGATCTGGCCAAAATTGCGGGACAAATTCCTGGTATCAGCCAACATATGCACAAGGAGGCGATCGCTTCTGGCAAAAGACTGGAATATGCTCAGGAATTACAGTTACAAGCATCGAATAGACAGGCAGAATTGATTCAAAATCAAACTGATTTTCGCGATCGCCTGATCTTTGCCGCTGCTACCCCCATTGAACCCTTGGATCGGTGTTTTGATATTGAACCAGCCCCCTATAGCCACAGCGTTTTTGCTACGGATGGTTCACAAATTTCTCCTTCTCATCATGAAATTGCCTACTGCTATTTGATTAATATCGGTCAGATTATGATCCACTATGGACAGAGTCTGCACCCTTTGTTGGATAGCCTGCCCGAAGTTTTTTACAAGACTGAAGATTTGTATATATCTCGGCAATGGGGCATTCGTTTAGAAGAATGGATGGGTTATCGACGCACTGTCTCGGAAGCTGAGATGTTGGCAGAAATGGCCTGTAACTGGGTATTACCTCCAGGAGAACATCATGACGTACCTAACTTGGCTTTGGTTGATGGCTCGCTAATTTACTGGTTTTTAGATGGTTTGCCCGTAGAAGCAAGAGATAAAATTCTTCCGCCAATTCTGGCTTCTTGTGAACGCCTGAGAGAAACAAATATTCCGATGATGGGCTACGTCAGTGCTTCTCGAAGTACCGAAGGATTAAACTTTTTGCGTTTGCATACCTGTGAGCATGAGCATCCTAACTGTGTTGTTCACTGTAGCGATCTGTTGGATAAATATCCCTGTCAGAAAATTGACTCTTTACGCGACTCAACCTTTTGGGCAAATCAGCTGCAACCAGGACAAAGAAGCCCCTTATATCGTAGCAATCTGCGTATTTTAGATCTTTACGAAGATGCCCAAAGAGTTCACTTCTGCTATGTCAATGTCGGTGCAGAAATCGCTCGAATCGAAGTTCCTGCTTGGGTAGTAGAAGACCAGGCTTTGTTTGAGCAGTCTTTAAGTATTGTGCTGGCTCAAGTACAAAAAGGTTATGGTTATCCCGTAGCATTAGCTGAAGCTCATAATCAGGCGGTAGTTAGAGGAGGCGATCGCGCTCGCTTTTTTGGCTTATTAGAACAACAGCTAATCAAAGCGGGTTTACGCAACGTCGGTACATCTTATAAAGAAGCCCGAAAAAGAGGCAGTATTGCCTAG